Proteins encoded in a region of the Homalodisca vitripennis isolate AUS2020 unplaced genomic scaffold, UT_GWSS_2.1 ScUCBcl_467;HRSCAF=2529, whole genome shotgun sequence genome:
- the LOC124370773 gene encoding peroxisome proliferator-activated receptor gamma coactivator 1-alpha-like, whose product MGLKEDKKSTHISRSKRRRTDVSRMWSRSRSRSSSRSRSRSSGSHSPQRSFLAQEERRVLFIGRILKEMTMDDLKTRFQRFGTIISIDFNEKTDNFAYITYASSADAYQAVVYGKDQTLFKILRYDRRKAPR is encoded by the exons ATGGGTTTGAAGGAAGATAAAAAGTCAACGCATATTTCTAGAAG TAAAAGGAGAAGGACGGATGTTTCTCGGATGTGGTCGAGATCACGCTCGAGGTCATCATCCAGATCCCGATCACGATCATCAGG GTCACACTCTCCACAACGTAGTTTTTTGGCTCAAGAGGAGAGAAGGGTCCTGTTTATCGGGAGGATTTTGAAAGAGATGACGATGGATGATCTTAAAACACGTTTCCAACGATTTGGAACAATAATTAGCATTGACTTCAACGAGAAAAC AGACAACTTTGCATACATTACGTACGCAAGCAGTGCGGACGCCTACCAGGCCGTTGTGTACGGCAAAGATCAAACACTCTTCAAAATCTTGCGGTACGACAGGCGCAAGGCGCCTCGATAG